In a genomic window of Malaclemys terrapin pileata isolate rMalTer1 chromosome 17, rMalTer1.hap1, whole genome shotgun sequence:
- the LOC128825313 gene encoding kelch-like protein 20 isoform X2: protein MGVYEDKGEQLELQRKPVTQDSQSGAYKASRQVELIFAVGGWLRSDHIGGVECYNPLEHEWKVLGPVSRHRCGVGVAPFHDFIYAVGGYDGTTCLSSVERYDPTTQEWRCDVAPLSEGKRDMGIAELGGYLYCVGGRDGIVCLSTVERYDPRGNRWCRMAPMTCHRAGLGVAVLDGYLYAIGGSDGQSPLYSVERYNPEEDSWSSCPPLGICRENFGCATFQGKIYALGGRDDLTELCSAERFDPVTNEWSPMMPMKSKRNKRGSKIPTEPERVAMLMLGTALPIGMRKINSCKSL, encoded by the exons atgggtgtgtatgaaGACAAAGG GGAGCAGCTTGAATTGCAAAGGAAACCGGTTACCCAGGACTCTCAGTCTGGAGCTTACAAAGCAAGCAGGCAAGTCGAGCTCATTTTTGCTG TTGGAGGCTGGCTCCGCAGTGACCATATCGGTGGTGTGGAATGTTATAACCCCCTGGAGCATGAATGGAAAGTGCTGGGACCTGTCTCTAGACATCGCTGTGGTGTGGGTGTGGCTCCTTTTCATGACTTCATCTATGCAGTCGGTGGCTATGATGGCACAACCTGCCTCAGTAGCGTGGAGAG GTACGACCCCACGACGCAGGAATGGAGATGTGACGTGGCCCCCCTGAGCGAAGGCAAACGAGACATGGGCATAGCGGAGCTGGGAGGCTATCTGTACTGTGTAGGAGGCCGTGATGGGATCGTATGCCTCAGCACGGTGGAAAG GTATGATCCTCGTGGGAACAGGTGGTGCAGGATGGCACCCATGACCTGCCACCGTGCAGGCTTAGGGGTGGCAGTGCTAGACGGCTACCTCTATGCTATCGGTGGCTCAGATGGCCAGTCTCCGCTGTATTCAG TGGAACGTTACAATCCTGAGGAGGATTCATGGTCCTCTTGCCCTCCCTTGGGCATCTGCAGAGAGAATTTTGGCTGTGCTACATTCCAAGGGAAAATCTATGCTCTCGGTGGCCGGGATGACCTCACGGAGCTCTGTAGCGCTGAGCGGTTCGATCCAGTCACCAATGAATGGTCACCGATGATGCCCATGAAATCAAAGAGGAATAAG AGAGGCTCGAAGATACCAACAGAGCCAGAGCGCGTTGCTATGCTGATGCTGG
- the B3GALT9 gene encoding beta-1,3-galactosyltransferase 9: protein MFCRLRTHQWCFIIFNIILFHALLFGGDLLEEYFLHSLPVTYTDMKILKIREKARKLDMDPLKTNISKSYIISSSEVCSDQEVFLLVIVYSSPENSTRRNLIRRTWGNVTGIRGYTVLVLFALGKAASEAIQLDISEESQKHGDIIEGNFLDSFENQTLKTVMSMEWTVTFCSTARFILKTNEEMFVNIPSLAEYLLNLRTHLEDIYIGKVIHHNMPDRDPQSQSFVSLSQYQEEYYPDYCSGTAFVISQDVARKIYIVAKETPVLVPPDVFVGICAKNAGIIPIQSSRFSGKKHIRYNRCCYKFIFTSSEMKDELFKEWREISDGKDCTLLETYYGLVSCRVLSYFDKFKHFNMETIKSEALHFTT from the coding sequence ATGTTCTGCAGGCTTCGGACACATCAGTGGTGTTTTATTATATTCAACATCATACTTTTCCATGCTTTGCTGTTTGGAGGAGATTTGCTGGAGGAATACTTTCTACATTCGCTACCGGTCACCTACACGGACATGAAAATTCTCAAAATCAGGGAGAAGGCCAGGAAATTAGACATGGATCCCCTAAAGACCAATATATCCAAATCTTACATCATCAGCAGTTCAGAGGTGTGCTCAGATCAAGAGGTATTTCTGCTTGTTATTGTGTACAGCAGCCCAGAAAACAGCACAAGGCGCAACCTGATCAGACGAACATGGGGTAATGTGACAGGCATCAGGGGGTACACTGtgcttgttttgtttgctttaggAAAGGCAGCTTCAGAAGCCATCCAGTTAGACATCAGTGAAGAGTCTCAAAAGCATGGAGACATCATTGAAGGAAACTTCCTTGATTCTTTTGAGAATCAGACACTGAAGACTGTGATGAGCATGGAGTGGACTGTAACATTCTGTTCCACCGCAAGGTTTATTCTCAAAACCAATGAAGAAATGTTTGTCAACATTCCAAGTTTGGCTGAATACTTGCTTAACTTAAGAACACATCTCGAGGATATTTATATTGGAAAGGTCATTCATCACAATATGCCTGACAGAGACCCTCAAAGCCAGAGCTTTGTTTCTCTCAGTCAATACCAAGAAGAGTATTACCCAGATTATTGTAGTGGAACGGCTTTTGTCATTTCCCAGGATGTTGCTCGGAAGATATACATTGTTGCCAAGGAAACACCAGTTTTGGTTCCTCCCGACGTCTTTGTTGGAATCTGTGCTAAGAACGCTGGCATCATACCCATTCAAAGTTCTAGATTTTCTGGGAAAAAGCACATTAGATACAATCGATGTTGCTACAAATTCATTTTCACCTCTTCCGAAATGAAAGATGAGCTATTTAAAGAATGGAGGGAGATAAGTGATGGAAAAGACTGCACTTTACTGGAAACTTATTATGGGCTGGTGTCCTGCAGAGTCTTGAGCTACTTTGACAAGTTTAAACATTTTAACATGGAAACAATAAAAAGTGAGGCTTTGCATTTTACCACCTAA